Proteins encoded by one window of Sorangium aterium:
- the fabD gene encoding ACP S-malonyltransferase, translated as MKIAWLFPGQGAQEVGMGKALAEASAAARGAFARADAALGEPISRLCFEGPMEALTQTSNTQPAIVATSCAVAAALIEHLPNLDPPLYAAGHSLGEYSALVAAGALEIEDAVRLCRIRGSAMQEAVPAGEGAMAALIALDQEVVLAICAEAAQGEVVAPANYNGPGQIVIAGHAGAVARAGELAVARGGKAIPLKVSAPFHCALMRPAAERLRPELDRTHLMPLAFPVIANVDATPNADPERVRSLLLRQIDGTVQWMRTIERMAEDGVTHALEIGPGKVLAGLVKRITKQIKVLSVSDMAGIERVNAFLSEA; from the coding sequence GTGAAAATCGCTTGGCTGTTTCCAGGGCAAGGGGCGCAAGAGGTGGGGATGGGCAAGGCCCTCGCGGAGGCCTCGGCGGCCGCGCGCGGCGCGTTCGCGCGAGCGGACGCAGCGCTCGGCGAGCCGATCTCGCGGCTCTGCTTCGAGGGGCCGATGGAGGCGCTGACGCAGACGAGCAACACCCAGCCCGCCATCGTCGCGACGAGCTGCGCCGTGGCCGCGGCCCTCATCGAGCACCTGCCCAACCTCGATCCGCCGCTGTACGCGGCCGGCCACTCGCTCGGCGAGTACAGCGCGCTGGTCGCCGCCGGCGCGCTCGAGATCGAGGATGCGGTGCGGCTCTGTCGGATCCGGGGCAGCGCCATGCAGGAGGCCGTGCCGGCGGGCGAGGGGGCAATGGCGGCGCTCATCGCGCTCGACCAGGAGGTGGTGCTCGCGATCTGCGCCGAGGCGGCGCAAGGCGAGGTGGTCGCCCCGGCGAACTACAACGGGCCGGGGCAGATCGTGATCGCCGGGCACGCTGGCGCGGTCGCGCGGGCGGGCGAGCTCGCCGTCGCCCGCGGGGGCAAGGCCATCCCGCTCAAAGTGAGCGCCCCCTTCCACTGCGCGCTGATGCGACCCGCGGCCGAACGCCTGCGCCCCGAGCTCGATCGCACCCACCTGATGCCGCTCGCCTTCCCCGTGATCGCGAACGTCGACGCCACGCCGAACGCCGATCCGGAGCGGGTACGGTCGCTCCTCCTGCGCCAGATCGATGGAACCGTGCAGTGGATGCGGACGATCGAGCGCATGGCGGAGGACGGCGTGACGCACGCCCTCGAGATCGGCCCTGGCAAGGTGCTCGCCGGGTTGGTGAAGCGGATCACGAAGCAGATCAAGGTGCTCAGCGTGAGCGACATGGCGGGGATTGAGCGCGTGAACGCGTTCCTTTCGGAGGCATAG
- a CDS encoding beta-ketoacyl-ACP synthase III yields the protein MSSTRPRSRILGTGSYAPARVLHNTDLEKIVDTSDSWISERTGIRRRHVAAEGELTSDMAAAAGRSALDAAGLSAADLDMIIVGTISGDTPMPSCAVYVQQKLGAQEIPAFDISAACAGFVYGLTIADQFIANGVARHVLVIGVELLSRILNWKDRTTCVLFGDGAGAVVLGPASGDGRGIISTRIFSDGMLANSLVIPGGGTAEPLTAEGIEQSRNKVHMVGQDIFKVAVKNLSSASLIALDTAGMAAADLDWVVAHQANLRIISQVAARLNLPLERFVLNIEEYGNTSSASIPIALDEAVRDGRIKPGQNVLFCALGAGISWGASVIRM from the coding sequence ATGAGCTCCACGCGGCCGAGGAGCCGCATCCTCGGGACGGGCAGCTACGCGCCCGCCCGAGTCCTTCACAACACCGATCTCGAGAAGATCGTCGACACCTCCGACAGCTGGATCAGCGAGCGAACGGGGATCCGTCGGCGCCATGTCGCTGCCGAGGGAGAGCTCACGAGCGACATGGCCGCCGCGGCTGGCCGCTCTGCTCTGGACGCCGCCGGGCTCTCGGCGGCCGATCTCGACATGATCATCGTCGGGACGATCAGCGGCGACACCCCGATGCCCTCCTGCGCCGTGTACGTGCAGCAGAAGCTCGGCGCTCAGGAGATCCCCGCGTTCGACATCTCGGCGGCCTGCGCCGGCTTCGTCTACGGCCTCACGATCGCCGATCAGTTCATCGCGAACGGCGTGGCCCGGCACGTCCTCGTGATCGGCGTCGAGCTGCTCTCGCGCATCCTGAACTGGAAGGATCGCACGACGTGCGTCCTGTTCGGCGACGGCGCGGGCGCGGTCGTGCTCGGGCCTGCGTCGGGCGACGGCAGGGGCATCATCTCGACCCGGATCTTCAGCGACGGCATGCTCGCGAACTCGCTGGTCATCCCGGGCGGCGGCACGGCCGAGCCGCTGACGGCCGAGGGCATCGAGCAGAGCCGCAACAAGGTCCACATGGTGGGGCAGGACATCTTCAAGGTCGCCGTGAAGAACCTGTCGAGCGCGTCGCTGATCGCGCTCGACACGGCGGGCATGGCGGCTGCGGACCTGGACTGGGTCGTCGCCCATCAGGCGAACCTGCGGATCATCAGCCAGGTCGCCGCGCGGCTCAACCTCCCGCTGGAGAGGTTCGTGCTCAACATCGAGGAGTACGGCAACACGTCGAGCGCATCGATCCCCATCGCGCTCGACGAGGCGGTCCGCGATGGGCGCATCAAGCCGGGGCAAAACGTCCTGTTCTGCGCGCTCGGCGCTGGCATCTCCTGGGGCGCGTCCGTCATCCGGATGTGA
- the rpmF gene encoding 50S ribosomal protein L32, with translation MAVPKRKTTPSKRDMRRANHDKVTPVQLVSCENCGEARLPHRACGACGHYNGRKAKATKATAAS, from the coding sequence GTGGCCGTCCCCAAGAGGAAAACCACCCCCAGCAAGCGCGACATGCGGCGCGCCAACCACGACAAGGTGACCCCCGTCCAGCTCGTCTCTTGCGAGAACTGCGGGGAAGCCCGGCTCCCGCACCGCGCCTGTGGCGCCTGCGGGCACTACAACGGGCGCAAGGCGAAGGCGACCAAGGCGACCGCGGCCTCATGA